One segment of Rubripirellula amarantea DNA contains the following:
- a CDS encoding di-heme oxidoredictase family protein, translating into MSRLLMTLALVVVGNGFAQGVSPESIASGRQLFEKAWTSGNPRLGSDGLGPLFNGASCAACHNQGGVGGGGEAKFNANTIGIKNLQIYGGTVNDFVLKNLVSSFHPGFIQPNGTVINTFTISHHGGSPPFQSMREQMFNLIDIKRADTGGAFDASEARLARETPIHYTNTIGNHTIKLQARLFQRNTTALYGAGLLDQITDKQIYDLVNAQKSHPEISGRPATLTDGRLGRFGWRGNVARLVEFIDQASANEIGLETDRKPQPSDPMLPGYRNPASDLADANIEAISDFVAALPVPQRRQPETSKERMIVESGEQLFASVGCAVCHVPDVGPAKGVYSDILVHDMGRQSIDLNHAEPYIRRITPAQKTYVASTQTSTQGTRMVGGYYGPASQISVDDSVTEFALNPLRASQNKSRNLTVKAPGARFNFVAPDLPSQELVFVELASKDKILTEKEKHVDARSNLTITKDTTVRTVQYLRVHFEPTNFNQEWRTPPLWGVADSAPYMHDGRADTLLEAIAMHDGEAAGTRDRFLQLPLQQQRAILAFLETLEAPVDAPQPAM; encoded by the coding sequence ATGTCTCGGTTACTCATGACGTTGGCGCTGGTCGTTGTAGGAAACGGCTTTGCACAGGGGGTATCTCCTGAATCGATCGCCTCCGGTAGGCAACTCTTTGAAAAGGCCTGGACTTCGGGAAATCCTCGTCTGGGCAGCGATGGATTAGGCCCACTATTTAATGGTGCATCATGTGCCGCATGCCATAACCAAGGTGGGGTTGGCGGAGGTGGCGAAGCAAAGTTCAACGCCAACACAATTGGCATTAAGAATCTTCAAATCTATGGTGGGACGGTTAACGACTTCGTTCTGAAGAACCTTGTTTCTTCTTTCCATCCGGGATTTATCCAGCCCAATGGAACGGTCATCAACACGTTTACGATCTCGCATCACGGTGGCAGTCCACCGTTTCAAAGCATGCGAGAACAAATGTTCAATTTGATCGACATCAAGCGCGCAGATACCGGGGGAGCCTTCGACGCCAGCGAAGCGAGGCTAGCACGCGAAACTCCGATTCACTATACAAACACGATCGGTAATCACACGATCAAGCTGCAGGCGAGGTTGTTCCAACGAAACACGACTGCGCTATATGGTGCGGGCTTGTTGGACCAGATCACTGACAAGCAAATCTATGACTTAGTCAACGCTCAAAAATCACACCCCGAAATTAGCGGACGGCCAGCAACACTGACGGACGGAAGGTTAGGCAGGTTCGGATGGCGTGGAAATGTTGCAAGGCTTGTCGAGTTTATTGATCAAGCCTCAGCAAACGAAATCGGTTTGGAAACTGATCGTAAGCCACAACCAAGCGATCCCATGCTTCCCGGCTATCGCAATCCCGCAAGTGATTTAGCCGACGCAAACATCGAAGCGATCAGTGACTTTGTCGCTGCGTTGCCGGTACCGCAGCGGCGTCAGCCCGAGACGTCGAAAGAACGAATGATCGTTGAATCGGGCGAGCAGCTATTTGCGAGCGTGGGATGTGCCGTTTGTCACGTGCCAGATGTCGGTCCTGCCAAAGGGGTTTACAGCGATATCTTGGTACATGACATGGGGCGTCAATCGATCGACCTTAACCACGCGGAACCCTACATACGCCGGATCACTCCCGCTCAAAAAACTTATGTGGCCTCAACGCAAACAAGTACTCAGGGCACTCGGATGGTTGGTGGTTACTACGGACCTGCAAGTCAAATCAGTGTGGACGATTCTGTTACGGAGTTTGCGTTGAATCCTCTTCGCGCGTCGCAGAACAAATCGAGGAACCTAACGGTGAAGGCACCTGGCGCACGATTCAACTTCGTAGCCCCCGACTTGCCTTCTCAGGAACTCGTATTTGTGGAGTTGGCTTCCAAGGACAAAATTCTGACCGAGAAAGAGAAGCATGTTGACGCGAGAAGCAATCTCACAATTACCAAGGACACGACCGTACGAACGGTCCAGTATCTACGAGTTCACTTCGAGCCCACCAACTTCAACCAGGAATGGCGTACGCCACCTCTTTGGGGCGTGGCCGACTCAGCGCCTTACATGCACGATGGACGTGCTGACACGCTGCTAGAGGCGATTGCGATGCATGATGGCGAGGCCGCTGGGACTCGAGATCGTTTCTTGCAACTGCCACTGCAGCAGCAGCGAGCGATCCTTGCGTTCTTGGAAACGTTAGAAGCGCCCGTGGATGCTCCCCAGCCGGCCATGTGA
- a CDS encoding glycosyltransferase family 87 protein, protein MSEILLYYRRPDPTTWVYLSSFLTIGLYFVFRRFWSIRNLDLVLLILLAPGLLIVHEGYRRQFDDSETIVQHAADQHLQEDSNGDTDPLEKLPFEAFTDPSADGFERLLLNRGTTLVSQSTDSPDGIPPDDFEIDTATSGSDQAASSTSGDQAASSTPGDQAEATVDETLAESAARYRSIRRFGFIYLFVVEALLLIRLMLDPLMVRRPLLDPNLTSGGLTFIGISMFVFMMANVVKSDSRIQVTQGPALGPGYALMNMLPAIPTRPVSDAPGGVSPAQPTNLSPAQQSLARVAKTLAIAAQLAIVTGIVLFGNRHFGNLKAGVGCATLYLLLPYTAQMTGRVDHAIPAALLLWALLCYRRPLIAGGFIGLAAGLVYYPLFLLPLWFSFYWQRGAKSFLLGFLATLAILVFALSLDQSASLSEHLQRMFGLFNPNKDASELRGFWSLGLEPIWRLPVIVAFVILCVFFAIWPVQKNLGTLLSGSAAVMVAAQFWHGYGGGLYIAWFLPMLLLTIFRPNLQDRVATKMVITKRGKGSSRASDSTGTTSFASGT, encoded by the coding sequence ATGAGCGAAATTCTGCTCTATTACCGTCGCCCCGATCCAACGACATGGGTTTACCTTTCGTCGTTCTTGACGATTGGACTGTACTTCGTTTTTCGCCGGTTTTGGAGCATTCGCAACCTCGACCTCGTGCTGCTGATCTTGCTGGCACCAGGCCTGCTGATTGTGCACGAGGGTTATCGTCGCCAGTTCGACGATTCTGAAACGATAGTGCAACATGCCGCAGACCAGCATCTGCAGGAGGATTCCAATGGCGATACGGACCCGTTGGAAAAGCTACCCTTCGAAGCTTTCACAGACCCATCCGCAGATGGTTTTGAGAGACTGCTTTTGAATCGTGGAACGACTCTAGTTAGCCAATCGACGGATTCACCTGACGGCATCCCGCCGGATGACTTCGAAATAGATACCGCAACCAGTGGAAGTGACCAGGCGGCTTCGTCGACGTCGGGTGACCAGGCAGCTTCGTCGACGCCGGGCGACCAGGCGGAGGCTACCGTTGACGAAACGCTTGCCGAGAGCGCCGCGCGCTATCGAAGCATCCGTCGATTCGGTTTCATCTACCTGTTCGTCGTAGAAGCGTTGCTGCTGATTCGACTTATGCTCGATCCTCTCATGGTTCGCCGGCCGTTGCTTGACCCCAATCTGACCAGTGGTGGATTGACGTTTATCGGCATCTCGATGTTCGTGTTCATGATGGCCAACGTGGTCAAGAGCGATTCACGAATTCAGGTGACTCAGGGTCCCGCACTCGGTCCGGGGTACGCGTTGATGAACATGTTGCCCGCAATTCCAACGCGGCCAGTCAGTGATGCTCCCGGAGGCGTGTCCCCGGCACAGCCAACCAACCTTTCACCCGCTCAGCAGAGCCTTGCTCGCGTTGCCAAAACATTGGCCATCGCGGCCCAGCTCGCGATCGTTACGGGCATCGTGTTGTTTGGTAACCGACACTTTGGAAACCTTAAAGCGGGGGTCGGTTGCGCAACGCTGTACCTTTTACTTCCCTATACCGCACAAATGACCGGGCGCGTCGATCATGCCATTCCGGCTGCGCTGTTGCTTTGGGCACTGCTATGCTATCGACGGCCATTGATTGCTGGTGGTTTTATTGGCCTAGCAGCGGGACTGGTTTACTACCCATTGTTTCTGTTGCCGTTGTGGTTCAGTTTCTATTGGCAAAGGGGTGCTAAGTCGTTCTTGCTGGGCTTTTTGGCGACCTTGGCGATACTGGTGTTCGCACTGTCGCTAGATCAAAGTGCTTCTCTGAGCGAACATCTGCAACGGATGTTCGGTCTGTTCAATCCCAACAAAGATGCCAGCGAGCTACGAGGATTCTGGAGCCTAGGACTTGAACCAATTTGGCGGCTGCCCGTCATCGTCGCATTCGTAATCCTTTGCGTCTTCTTTGCCATTTGGCCGGTCCAAAAAAACCTCGGTACTTTGCTTAGCGGCAGTGCTGCGGTAATGGTCGCGGCTCAATTTTGGCATGGCTACGGCGGCGGACTTTACATCGCTTGGTTCTTGCCGATGCTGCTGCTGACCATCTTCAGACCAAACCTGCAGGACCGAGTGGCTACCAAGATGGTCATAACGAAACGTGGCAAGGGCAGCTCACGAGCCAGTGATTCCACAGGCACGACTAGCTTTGCCTCAGGCACCTGA
- a CDS encoding aminotransferase class III-fold pyridoxal phosphate-dependent enzyme, with the protein MSSSASSSNPQKSSPTTGGSPRTHAEALRADPRIAEAKRLIAEAVQEHSAALEKPVAKNDGLADGYQGMLDRFTAVRGGSMFWPYLSAGLGNQSLVELADGSVKLDFIGGIGVHGCGHSHPAMIDSAIDGALEDTVMQGNLQQHPPSLKMCERLIGLATTGGAKLNHCLLSTSGAMANENALKIAMHHQSNKGLSGANRVIAFDNAFAGRTLALASLTDRAKYRMGLPLAVQVDYLPFLDPDDPDKSQRWAVDELHRLLARHPGRYAAFWAEPIAGEGGYYPGSEGFFRSLCEPLREAGIPIIFDEVQSFARTTRPFAFQHYGLDQFADIVTIGKITQVCATLYGTDFVPKGPILSQTFTGSSASISTGLKMLDMLDEFGCFGADGQNQKRHDYFAAGLQQLHKKYPSLIRGPYGECMMIAFTPGDGSYDQAKLLMDTMYEIGLLGFVCGAEPTRIRFLPPPAIATQQHIDMALSLLDQSLEAFSKKLS; encoded by the coding sequence GTGAGTTCATCTGCCTCTTCTTCCAATCCCCAGAAGTCATCGCCAACTACCGGCGGGTCACCACGGACTCATGCCGAGGCGTTGCGTGCAGATCCACGGATTGCAGAAGCGAAAAGGTTGATCGCCGAGGCGGTTCAGGAACACTCCGCCGCTCTGGAAAAGCCGGTGGCCAAGAATGATGGTTTGGCCGACGGGTATCAGGGCATGCTCGATCGTTTCACCGCCGTTCGAGGTGGTTCTATGTTTTGGCCTTATCTGTCGGCGGGACTAGGGAACCAATCGCTGGTCGAACTGGCCGATGGCAGTGTCAAATTGGATTTCATTGGTGGCATTGGAGTGCATGGATGCGGGCACTCCCATCCGGCAATGATTGACTCGGCAATTGACGGAGCGTTGGAAGACACGGTGATGCAAGGAAACCTGCAGCAGCATCCCCCTAGTCTGAAAATGTGTGAGCGTCTGATTGGGTTGGCCACGACCGGCGGCGCGAAGCTTAATCACTGTTTGCTTTCGACCAGCGGTGCGATGGCAAACGAGAACGCATTGAAGATTGCGATGCATCATCAATCCAACAAAGGTCTGTCGGGAGCCAATCGAGTGATTGCTTTTGACAATGCATTCGCAGGTCGAACTCTCGCTCTGGCTTCCTTGACGGACCGTGCTAAGTATCGAATGGGTTTACCGCTAGCGGTTCAAGTCGATTATCTGCCCTTCTTGGATCCTGATGATCCCGATAAGAGTCAGCGATGGGCGGTTGATGAACTGCATCGTTTGTTGGCACGTCACCCAGGTCGTTATGCTGCCTTTTGGGCCGAGCCGATCGCGGGGGAAGGCGGCTATTATCCAGGCAGCGAGGGGTTCTTCCGGTCGTTGTGCGAGCCGCTTCGTGAAGCTGGGATTCCAATTATCTTCGACGAAGTGCAATCGTTTGCGCGTACGACTCGTCCTTTCGCCTTCCAGCATTACGGGCTCGATCAGTTCGCTGACATTGTGACGATTGGCAAAATCACGCAAGTCTGCGCGACATTGTACGGCACTGATTTTGTGCCCAAGGGGCCTATCCTTAGTCAAACGTTTACGGGGTCATCGGCGTCAATTTCGACGGGGCTGAAGATGCTCGACATGTTGGACGAGTTCGGCTGCTTTGGTGCAGATGGACAAAACCAAAAACGCCACGACTACTTTGCTGCGGGCTTGCAGCAGTTGCACAAAAAGTACCCAAGTCTTATCCGGGGACCGTACGGGGAATGCATGATGATTGCGTTCACGCCCGGCGACGGTAGCTACGATCAGGCTAAACTTTTGATGGACACCATGTACGAAATTGGCTTGCTTGGTTTCGTTTGTGGTGCAGAGCCCACGCGGATTCGTTTCTTGCCCCCTCCTGCGATTGCTACGCAACAGCACATTGACATGGCATTGTCGTTGCTCGATCAATCACTTGAAGCCTTCTCCAAAAAACTGAGCTAG
- a CDS encoding arginine N-succinyltransferase — MWVVRAVCLDDLDQLQSLISLATQGLTSLQLTSDQLLDRVEQSVFAFSRTGLSPRGEPFVLVMCNDATGEIVGTSTVYAKTGGYQPFYSYRVVTSQHHSEQLGVSHTRTRLELERTHDGPTEIGSLFLRKKHRGAGRGRWLSLARFALIASRPHRFADRVIAEMRGKADLDGGVPFWKAVTGRFIPVNFSVADSMSTVCKQFIEELMPQYPIYVDLLPEEVRAGIGCVHDETKPALALLEGEGFIQTDQVDIFDAGPVVSCPKMQIGAVQRCQQATVVEVRDQAPNNSQEPLILVSDRDGFTSVMTEIERDGNEIKIGSEVARTLSIESGSSCKLLTVRSGS, encoded by the coding sequence ATGTGGGTCGTTCGCGCTGTTTGTCTTGACGATCTCGATCAACTTCAGTCGTTGATCAGTCTCGCCACTCAAGGCCTTACATCGCTTCAGTTGACCAGTGATCAATTACTCGATCGCGTCGAACAGTCCGTGTTTGCGTTTAGTCGCACGGGGCTTTCGCCGCGAGGAGAGCCCTTTGTTTTGGTGATGTGCAACGACGCGACAGGGGAAATCGTTGGTACGTCGACGGTCTACGCAAAGACCGGTGGTTACCAGCCTTTCTACTCGTATCGTGTCGTGACGTCGCAACATCACAGCGAACAGTTAGGGGTTAGCCACACTCGAACACGTCTGGAACTCGAGCGAACGCACGACGGTCCGACGGAAATCGGCAGCCTGTTCCTTCGGAAGAAGCATCGCGGCGCTGGTCGCGGACGTTGGCTTTCACTGGCGAGGTTTGCGCTGATCGCCAGTCGTCCGCATCGTTTCGCCGACCGTGTGATAGCCGAGATGCGGGGGAAGGCAGACCTCGACGGTGGCGTGCCGTTCTGGAAGGCGGTGACTGGCCGCTTTATTCCCGTCAATTTCTCCGTTGCCGATTCGATGTCAACGGTGTGCAAGCAGTTCATCGAAGAACTAATGCCACAGTATCCGATCTACGTAGATTTGTTGCCCGAGGAAGTCCGTGCCGGAATCGGGTGCGTTCATGATGAAACAAAACCTGCGTTGGCTTTGCTCGAAGGCGAAGGTTTTATTCAAACCGACCAAGTTGACATCTTCGATGCGGGTCCCGTAGTGAGTTGTCCCAAAATGCAAATCGGTGCGGTCCAACGTTGCCAACAGGCCACAGTCGTGGAGGTCAGAGATCAGGCGCCGAACAACTCGCAAGAACCATTGATCCTAGTGAGTGATCGTGATGGTTTCACCAGCGTCATGACCGAAATCGAACGAGACGGAAACGAGATCAAGATTGGTTCGGAAGTTGCTAGAACGCTTTCCATCGAGTCCGGATCATCGTGCAAATTGCTTACGGTTCGATCCGGTTCTTAA
- a CDS encoding hydrolase: MNAKLADALGWIATKRDDAIEQLIRWCNQNSWSMDEPRLRDMAELVIRDFGKIGVEFQSLSLPPLRLLGEDGEWMEGATGPALLWHHNPQAKHRVLLMIHYDTVYPSDAEPNFCVRVDGHGAEPATLVGPGVADAKGGIAVIALAVEAMLRFDLLRDIGVSILLNPDEEIGSTASATLMQELASQFAYGLVFEPTLPDGTLVAARKGSGNFAIYVRGRSAHAGRNIEDGRNAIVHLANIIVELNRLHDPDSGVSVNVGQVSGGGPLNQVPDLANVKFNIRVNDRSSMERMQEKLHTLVERLSTNGFSVAVLGEFHSPPKLVSPAIEQLQAVVMKAGKSLGRPIQWRDTGGACDGSKLAGWGLPNIDTMSVTGGNLHSPQEYMQIDSLTKAAQTVVATIQEMASR; this comes from the coding sequence ATGAACGCCAAGTTAGCCGATGCCTTGGGTTGGATCGCGACCAAGCGTGACGATGCCATCGAACAACTGATCCGCTGGTGCAACCAAAATTCTTGGTCGATGGACGAACCGAGGTTACGTGACATGGCTGAATTGGTCATCCGTGACTTCGGTAAAATTGGCGTGGAGTTTCAATCATTGTCACTTCCTCCGCTTAGGCTGCTAGGTGAGGATGGCGAATGGATGGAAGGTGCGACGGGGCCTGCCTTGTTGTGGCATCACAACCCCCAAGCGAAACATCGTGTCTTGCTGATGATCCACTACGACACGGTCTATCCCAGCGATGCAGAACCGAATTTTTGCGTCAGAGTTGATGGGCATGGGGCCGAGCCTGCGACATTAGTGGGACCGGGAGTCGCCGATGCGAAAGGCGGCATTGCGGTAATCGCACTAGCCGTGGAAGCAATGTTGCGTTTCGATTTGCTAAGGGACATCGGCGTTTCGATTCTGCTTAATCCCGACGAAGAAATCGGTTCGACGGCATCGGCAACGCTAATGCAAGAGCTTGCGAGTCAGTTTGCTTATGGACTTGTGTTCGAACCAACGTTGCCCGATGGGACATTGGTAGCCGCGCGAAAGGGGTCTGGCAATTTTGCGATCTATGTTCGCGGTCGCAGTGCTCATGCCGGCCGCAATATCGAAGATGGTCGCAACGCGATTGTTCATCTCGCAAACATCATTGTTGAGCTGAACCGACTGCACGACCCCGATTCGGGAGTGTCGGTAAATGTTGGGCAAGTGTCCGGCGGAGGCCCGCTTAACCAAGTTCCCGATTTAGCGAATGTAAAGTTCAATATCCGAGTCAACGATCGCTCGTCGATGGAACGGATGCAAGAGAAGCTACATACACTGGTAGAGCGATTGAGTACCAATGGGTTTAGCGTAGCGGTACTGGGTGAGTTTCACAGTCCGCCGAAGTTAGTTAGCCCCGCGATAGAGCAGCTTCAAGCGGTCGTGATGAAGGCAGGTAAGTCGCTGGGCCGCCCGATTCAGTGGCGTGATACTGGCGGAGCTTGCGATGGTTCCAAGCTTGCGGGTTGGGGGTTGCCCAACATCGACACCATGAGTGTCACGGGAGGAAACCTTCACAGCCCCCAGGAATACATGCAGATTGACTCACTCACCAAGGCGGCTCAGACGGTCGTCGCGACGATACAGGAGATGGCGTCTCGGTAG
- a CDS encoding competence type IV pilus major pilin ComGC produces the protein MISSKSTSAFTLIEVIAAVILVSVVAMLGIQHVRTAGESGQARGCELNRRTLQLEVERYELLNRSLPSRDLRELKSADYWNGDLPTCPVTGQAMTIDRDGNVVCPTHR, from the coding sequence ATGATCTCATCAAAATCCACTTCCGCCTTTACCTTGATCGAAGTTATCGCCGCGGTAATTCTCGTCAGTGTAGTGGCCATGCTGGGCATTCAACACGTGCGTACGGCAGGCGAATCGGGGCAAGCGCGGGGCTGCGAACTAAACCGCCGCACCCTGCAATTGGAAGTTGAGAGATACGAACTGCTCAATCGCTCATTGCCGTCGCGCGACCTTCGCGAATTGAAGTCCGCCGACTACTGGAATGGCGATCTCCCCACTTGTCCGGTGACCGGCCAAGCCATGACCATCGATCGCGATGGAAACGTGGTCTGCCCTACTCATCGTTAG
- a CDS encoding LOG family protein — protein MTQDESSRRAEEFDTEKLPVEAIGEHEDLRPQPADDPIQPGADSQDLYRVMRHTIDRLESDDTARGDLKILSRTLRELRYAFTVFRPYRRRRKVTIFGSARTQPDHPEYQAAAEVGRRFAEHGWMVITGAGGGIMEAGHRGAGREASMGLNIMLPFEQSANEYIEGDAKLVTMKYFFTRKLMFVKECSAVVCLPGGFGTLDEALETLTLMQTGKQTMMPLVLLDHPGGSYWSDLGKFLDKQLLGNAMISPADVNLYKITNSIDETIEEILGFYRVYHSMRYVQDRLVFRLKQELTPEHLERIQTEFAEILVDGKFEMCGPLAEEGGEPELAEMPRLIFHFNRRALGKLRALINVINEA, from the coding sequence ATGACTCAGGATGAATCTTCCCGCCGCGCTGAAGAATTTGACACCGAAAAGCTACCTGTGGAGGCGATTGGCGAGCATGAGGACCTGCGTCCGCAGCCGGCTGATGATCCCATCCAGCCGGGCGCGGACTCCCAGGATCTTTACCGAGTCATGCGCCACACGATCGATCGTCTCGAGAGCGACGACACTGCTCGCGGCGATCTGAAAATCCTCTCACGCACGCTGCGTGAATTGCGATATGCCTTCACCGTCTTCCGACCCTATCGTCGCCGTCGCAAGGTCACCATCTTTGGGTCCGCTCGGACTCAACCCGACCACCCCGAGTATCAGGCTGCCGCCGAAGTGGGACGCCGCTTTGCCGAGCATGGCTGGATGGTAATCACCGGTGCCGGCGGAGGCATTATGGAAGCCGGCCACCGCGGTGCGGGACGCGAAGCGTCGATGGGGCTCAACATCATGTTGCCGTTCGAGCAGTCTGCCAACGAGTACATCGAGGGCGATGCAAAGCTTGTCACGATGAAGTACTTCTTCACTCGCAAGTTAATGTTCGTCAAAGAATGCAGCGCCGTGGTTTGTTTACCGGGCGGCTTCGGAACGCTCGATGAAGCGCTCGAAACGCTTACGCTGATGCAAACTGGCAAGCAAACGATGATGCCGTTGGTCTTGCTGGATCATCCCGGCGGCAGCTATTGGAGTGACCTAGGCAAGTTCTTAGACAAGCAATTGCTAGGCAATGCGATGATCAGCCCGGCAGATGTGAATCTTTACAAGATCACGAACTCGATTGATGAAACGATCGAGGAAATCCTGGGATTCTATCGAGTCTATCACAGCATGCGATATGTCCAGGACCGTCTCGTGTTTCGTCTTAAACAAGAACTCACACCCGAGCACCTTGAACGCATCCAAACCGAGTTCGCTGAAATTTTGGTGGATGGAAAGTTCGAAATGTGTGGACCGTTGGCCGAAGAGGGTGGTGAGCCGGAACTTGCCGAAATGCCACGCTTGATTTTTCACTTCAATCGAAGAGCCTTAGGTAAATTGCGAGCGTTAATCAATGTGATTAACGAAGCCTAG
- a CDS encoding MutS family DNA mismatch repair protein, with amino-acid sequence MNTDEIDATSRYRVQLETIDQQLRELEQKDLMLGRIRVGLILVAIVLWVVSIGSTGVPGAGWLGWLAFALFFVVATINEPVRDSMEELRRNRSVIERLIARLHRDWEKLATKRMTRLLDLVELPQQRRETAGDLDLFGRASLFHLVSMTATAPGTRTICDWLSGPAIGSIARERTTAIEALAPHRDERIRFYTLARRIGDSSGDPDHFVQWATGERWLEKRGWLVAWAKASAAISVIGVVLMLLALAGIGGGLLMRIGLFGLIAIMLINILITTVMLGPAHQIFSIAMANRQAVTNYIELFSAANWLPKTSDQGRLQSLRSTLYDSPTSAFEGMKSLAKVARAGSLRQSAGTYLLYLPLQAFALWDVRVLRRLEDWQAEHASYVKGWFDSLGELESLMSLAALRDDYPQWTKPIWQDDIDKAQVTSVAIGHPLLRDADRVTNDVSVGPPGTVLLVTGSNMSGKSTMLRSVGLNVALAATGAPVCAESFTLPSVELTTSIRVSDDVSQGVSFYMAELHRLKSVVDHARAMAKLNDRVCLFLLDEILQGTNSRERQIAVVRVLDHLIQSNAIGAITTHDLELADEEALMSMATTVHFRETIRPDAEGNEQMTFDYKMRQGVSPTTNALRLLEMVGLGENEG; translated from the coding sequence TTGAATACCGATGAAATCGATGCGACATCACGTTACCGCGTCCAGCTAGAAACCATTGACCAACAACTTCGCGAACTCGAGCAAAAGGACTTGATGCTCGGTCGAATTCGCGTTGGGTTGATCCTGGTTGCCATCGTGCTTTGGGTCGTTAGCATCGGCTCTACCGGTGTACCGGGTGCCGGGTGGCTTGGATGGCTCGCCTTTGCACTGTTCTTTGTCGTCGCCACGATCAATGAACCAGTCCGAGATTCAATGGAAGAATTAAGACGCAATCGAAGCGTCATCGAACGACTGATCGCGAGGTTGCATCGTGACTGGGAAAAACTCGCTACCAAACGCATGACCCGCTTGCTAGACCTTGTGGAACTGCCACAACAGCGACGCGAAACGGCTGGCGACTTGGACCTGTTTGGTCGAGCCTCTCTGTTCCACCTAGTTTCGATGACCGCAACCGCTCCCGGAACGCGGACGATCTGTGATTGGCTATCGGGGCCGGCTATCGGTTCGATCGCGCGCGAACGAACAACCGCGATTGAGGCTCTAGCACCCCATCGAGACGAACGAATCCGGTTTTACACGCTCGCCCGCCGAATCGGCGATAGCAGCGGAGACCCCGATCACTTTGTGCAGTGGGCTACCGGCGAACGATGGCTGGAAAAGCGTGGATGGCTTGTCGCTTGGGCGAAGGCGTCGGCCGCGATCAGCGTCATCGGCGTCGTGCTAATGTTACTGGCCCTTGCAGGAATCGGCGGTGGGCTGCTGATGCGAATCGGCTTGTTTGGCTTGATCGCGATCATGCTGATTAACATCTTGATCACGACCGTAATGCTAGGCCCCGCCCATCAAATCTTTTCGATTGCGATGGCCAATCGCCAAGCCGTCACTAACTACATCGAATTATTCTCGGCTGCGAATTGGCTTCCTAAAACCAGCGATCAAGGGCGTCTGCAATCGCTGCGTTCAACACTTTACGACTCGCCGACATCTGCCTTTGAAGGCATGAAATCACTCGCGAAAGTTGCCCGAGCGGGTTCGCTTCGTCAGTCCGCGGGAACCTATCTGCTGTACTTGCCGCTGCAAGCCTTCGCACTGTGGGACGTTCGTGTACTGCGTCGATTGGAAGATTGGCAAGCCGAGCATGCTTCATACGTGAAGGGTTGGTTTGATTCGCTCGGCGAACTCGAATCGTTGATGTCGCTCGCTGCACTTCGCGACGACTACCCTCAATGGACGAAGCCCATCTGGCAGGACGATATCGACAAGGCGCAGGTGACTTCGGTGGCCATCGGCCATCCGCTGTTGCGAGACGCCGATCGAGTGACGAACGACGTTTCGGTAGGGCCGCCTGGGACCGTTCTACTTGTCACCGGCAGCAACATGTCTGGCAAAAGCACGATGCTAAGAAGCGTCGGTTTGAATGTCGCGTTAGCTGCGACGGGAGCTCCGGTTTGTGCAGAATCGTTCACGCTCCCTTCGGTGGAATTGACCACTAGCATTCGCGTCAGCGACGATGTTAGCCAAGGGGTCTCTTTTTACATGGCTGAGCTGCATCGTCTTAAGAGTGTCGTCGATCACGCCAGAGCGATGGCCAAACTGAACGATCGGGTTTGCCTATTCTTGCTTGACGAAATTTTGCAAGGCACGAATAGCCGCGAACGCCAGATCGCGGTCGTGCGAGTGCTCGACCATCTGATTCAGTCAAATGCCATCGGCGCCATCACGACGCACGATTTAGAACTTGCTGATGAAGAAGCGTTGATGTCGATGGCGACGACCGTGCATTTTCGCGAAACCATTCGCCCCGACGCTGAAGGAAACGAACAGATGACGTTCGACTACAAAATGCGCCAAGGCGTCTCGCCCACAACCAACGCACTGCGGTTACTTGAAATGGTCGGTTTAGGCGAAAACGAAGGCTGA